One Panicum virgatum strain AP13 chromosome 9K, P.virgatum_v5, whole genome shotgun sequence genomic region harbors:
- the LOC120651844 gene encoding putative B3 domain-containing protein Os10g0537100 produces MEFTPAHGGGVEDSERARGGGGAAWVEKEHMFEKVVSPSDVGKLNRLVIPKQHAERYFPALDASAAAAAAAAGAGKGLVLSFEDRAGKAWRFRYSYWNSSQSYVMTKGWSRFVKEKRLGAGDTVLFSRGAGQGPARGRLFIDFRRRRQDLAFLPPPLASAQRFMPLSSVPICPWQDYGAYGYGASAPAAPSSRHVLFLRPQVPAAVVLTSVPVSVAASTVEATSRSKRVRLFGVNLDCPQDGEGGGDRVTRTASTLLQQLPSPSSSTSSSTAGKDACSLDLGL; encoded by the coding sequence ATGGAGTTCACgcccgcgcacggcggcggggtcgagGATTCCGAgagggctcgcggcggcggcggcgcggcgtgggtgGAGAAGGAGCACATGTTCGAGAAGGTGGTGAGCCCCAGCGACGTGGGGAAGCTCAACCGCCTGGTCATCCCCAAGCAGCACGCGGAGCGCTACTTCCCCGCGCTggacgcgtcggcggcggcggccgcggccgcggcgggcgccggcAAGGGGCTGGTGCTCAGCTTCGAGGACCGGGCGGGGAAGGCGTGGCGGTTCCGGTACTCGTACTGGAACAGCAGCCAGAGCTACGTGATGACCAAGGGGTGGAGCCGCTTCGTCAAGGAGAAGCGCCTCGGCGCCGGGGACACCGTCCTCTTCTcgcgcggcgccggccaggGCCCCGCGCGCGGCCGCCTCTTCATcgacttccgccgccgccgccaggaccTCGcgttcctgccgccgccgctggcgtcgGCGCAGCGCTTCATGCCGCTCTCGTCCGTGCCCATCTGCCCGTGGCAGGACTACGGCGCGTATGGGTACGGCGCCTCCGCTCCGGCGGCGCCCAGCAGCCGGCACGTGCTCTTCCTGCGCCCGCAGGTGCCGGCCGCCGTGGTGCTCACGTCGGTGCCTGTGAGCGTCGCGGCATCCACGGTGGAGGCGACAAGCAGGTCGAAGCGCGTCCGCCTGTTCGGGGTGAACCTCGACTGCCCGCAGGACGGCGAAGGCGGCGGTGACAGAGTCACCAGGACGGCGTCGacgctgctgcagcagctgcccTCGCCATCGTCGTCAACATCCTCCTCGACGGCAGGGAAGGATGCGTGCTCTTTGGATCTTGGACTGTGA